The following coding sequences are from one Brooklawnia cerclae window:
- the ribD gene encoding bifunctional diaminohydroxyphosphoribosylaminopyrimidine deaminase/5-amino-6-(5-phosphoribosylamino)uracil reductase RibD, with amino-acid sequence MRRALTLARLGPLHDPNPRVGCVLVSTGGEALAEGWHGGAGTPHAEVAALRRARERGIDVRGATAVVTLEPCAHTGRTGPCARALVEAGVGRVLVSVDDPSALAGGGAGVLRAAGVDMVTDVLRAEGLDLLGHWYDAARLARPWVVLKTATTLDGRVGAADGSSRWITGPQARAHAHGVRARSDAIVVGIRTVLCDDPALSARIPGEPEAHQPLRVVVGRRDIPPDAAVHGPGADLLHLRTHDPARVLAVLFERGVHELVVEGGPTLASGFLRAGLVDEIHAYIAPVVLGAGPAAIGDVGIGTIAEAARFTTRHCERLGDDVLIVATSAHSSNDKEY; translated from the coding sequence ATGAGGCGCGCGTTAACGCTGGCGAGGCTGGGCCCGCTCCATGATCCGAACCCGCGGGTCGGGTGTGTTCTCGTCTCGACCGGGGGCGAGGCTCTGGCGGAGGGCTGGCACGGCGGGGCGGGAACCCCTCATGCGGAGGTTGCCGCCCTCCGGCGCGCTCGTGAGCGCGGCATCGACGTGCGCGGCGCGACGGCTGTGGTCACCCTGGAGCCCTGTGCTCATACCGGCCGGACGGGGCCGTGCGCCCGCGCGCTCGTCGAGGCCGGGGTGGGCCGCGTTCTGGTCAGCGTGGACGATCCGTCGGCGCTCGCCGGTGGGGGCGCCGGGGTTCTCCGCGCGGCAGGTGTCGACATGGTGACCGACGTCCTGCGCGCCGAGGGACTCGATCTGCTGGGCCACTGGTACGACGCCGCACGGCTCGCGCGTCCCTGGGTCGTCCTCAAGACCGCCACGACGCTCGACGGACGCGTCGGTGCGGCGGACGGCTCCAGCCGGTGGATCACCGGCCCGCAGGCACGAGCGCACGCCCACGGCGTTCGTGCGCGATCGGACGCCATCGTCGTCGGCATCCGGACGGTGTTGTGCGATGATCCCGCGCTGAGCGCGCGTATCCCCGGGGAACCGGAGGCCCATCAGCCGCTGCGGGTCGTCGTCGGCAGGCGCGACATCCCACCGGACGCCGCCGTCCACGGGCCCGGAGCCGACCTGCTCCACCTGCGTACGCATGATCCCGCCCGGGTGCTGGCCGTGTTGTTCGAGCGCGGCGTCCACGAACTGGTCGTCGAGGGCGGGCCGACGCTCGCCTCGGGATTCCTGCGCGCCGGCCTGGTGGACGAGATCCACGCCTACATCGCGCCGGTGGTGCTCGGCGCCGGGCCGGCGGCGATAGGCGACGTCGGCATCGGCACCATCGCCGAGGCAGCACGCTTCACGACTCGGCACTGCGAACGTCTCGGCGACGACGTCCTGATCGTCGCCACATCCGCGCATTCATCCAACGACAAGGAGTATTGA
- a CDS encoding gamma-glutamylcyclotransferase, with translation MGDDEIARFDPYAAENSPRARPLEYPGARPSMSALITRTAVWQIRARDGDPLGSPSPSGLRLDDCRVALGAAYPGQSDPFPSLASVLEQEQVAGLGARVPVLAIGSNAAPAQLRHKFGSSSTPLVVPSVLAWVRGVRVGFCAFVSALGYVPATVFPQAGAETGTVVQLLDDDQLAEIDETESPAYRRVWLETPILLQTGERLAGAYAYVARGGYLAEETGAWVMGTPGERRPASVDQGRWFADQRSLLARLCLDAAFAEAMGADPDEVVERRAGAGVSERVLRAQGLVHEENALYDLPDRMGRPPVRYGSPAGRG, from the coding sequence ATGGGTGACGACGAGATCGCACGATTCGACCCGTACGCTGCCGAGAACTCCCCGCGCGCCCGTCCGCTGGAATACCCGGGTGCGAGGCCGTCCATGTCGGCGTTGATCACCAGGACCGCCGTGTGGCAGATCCGCGCCCGCGACGGTGATCCGCTCGGGTCGCCGAGCCCGAGCGGGCTTCGGCTGGACGACTGCCGGGTCGCTCTGGGCGCGGCGTACCCGGGGCAGTCCGACCCGTTCCCGAGCCTGGCCTCGGTGCTCGAGCAGGAGCAGGTGGCGGGTCTCGGTGCGCGCGTCCCGGTGCTGGCGATCGGGTCGAACGCGGCTCCTGCGCAGCTTCGCCACAAGTTCGGGTCGTCGTCCACACCGCTGGTCGTTCCTTCTGTATTGGCGTGGGTGCGCGGTGTTCGCGTGGGCTTCTGCGCCTTCGTGTCCGCGCTCGGGTATGTTCCGGCCACCGTGTTCCCACAGGCCGGGGCGGAGACCGGCACCGTGGTGCAGTTGCTCGACGACGACCAGCTGGCCGAGATCGACGAGACGGAGTCGCCGGCCTACCGGCGGGTGTGGCTGGAGACCCCGATCCTGCTGCAGACCGGGGAGCGGCTCGCGGGCGCCTACGCCTACGTCGCCCGGGGTGGCTATCTCGCGGAGGAAACCGGCGCCTGGGTCATGGGGACGCCGGGAGAGCGTCGTCCAGCATCGGTTGATCAGGGACGATGGTTCGCCGACCAGCGTTCGTTGCTGGCGCGGCTGTGCCTGGACGCCGCCTTCGCCGAGGCGATGGGTGCCGACCCCGACGAGGTGGTCGAGCGAAGGGCCGGAGCCGGCGTGTCGGAGAGGGTGCTGCGCGCCCAGGGCCTCGTCCACGAGGAGAACGCGCTGTACGACCTGCCCGACCGGATGGGACGCCCGCCGGTGAGGTACGGCTCGCCGGCGGGGAGGGGATAG
- the ribA gene encoding GTP cyclohydrolase II — protein sequence MNREQQTAAGDVPVSQAGDRMGQARRRVERALAELRRGRPVLVADSASREDEVDAVLAADLATPAWIGWMVRRTSGYLCVPMTRERTDRLELPLMVPGSQDRLRTAYTVTADAATGVSTGISAHDRARTARVLAAGETTAGDLTRPGHMLPLQAVPGGVRERGGHTEAAVDLCRLAGRAPVAVIGELVRDDGSMLRLAGAQELARRSGLVLLTVEDLVTDLDARQARTDGHGAVPADAFESSAGSGQVTRVAQAHLPTRHGLFTVIAYRDDALGTEHVALVAEGTGAEVPGESAATTARATGDRPALVRVHSECLTGDAFHSLRCDCGAQLERAMDLIAAQGGVLIRLGGHEGRGIGIAEKVRAYALQDRGRDTAQANLDLGWPVDLREYSAAADILRDLGLRRVRLLTNNPDKVRGMTGEGIDVVERVPLVVGITEDNIGYMRTKAASMGHWLGAEVPTAGRAS from the coding sequence GTGAACCGCGAACAGCAGACCGCAGCCGGCGATGTCCCTGTCTCGCAGGCCGGTGACCGTATGGGGCAGGCCCGGCGTCGCGTCGAGAGAGCGCTGGCAGAGCTGCGACGGGGCCGCCCCGTCCTCGTCGCGGATTCGGCGTCGCGAGAGGACGAGGTCGACGCCGTCCTCGCGGCGGACCTGGCGACTCCCGCCTGGATCGGTTGGATGGTTCGCCGGACCTCGGGATACCTGTGCGTCCCCATGACCCGGGAACGGACCGATCGCCTGGAGCTGCCGCTCATGGTGCCGGGGAGCCAGGACCGGTTGCGCACGGCATACACCGTCACCGCGGACGCTGCGACGGGGGTGAGCACCGGCATCAGTGCCCATGATCGCGCGCGAACCGCCCGTGTGCTCGCGGCCGGCGAGACCACCGCGGGCGATCTCACCAGGCCGGGTCATATGCTGCCGCTCCAGGCCGTGCCCGGCGGGGTCCGGGAGCGCGGCGGGCACACCGAGGCGGCCGTCGACCTGTGCCGACTGGCAGGACGAGCACCGGTCGCGGTCATCGGCGAGCTGGTCAGGGACGATGGCTCGATGCTCCGGCTGGCGGGGGCGCAGGAGCTGGCCAGGCGGTCGGGCCTCGTCCTGCTCACCGTGGAGGACCTGGTCACGGACCTCGACGCGCGTCAGGCGCGGACGGACGGGCACGGGGCCGTCCCGGCGGATGCGTTCGAGAGTTCGGCCGGATCCGGCCAGGTGACTCGCGTGGCACAGGCGCATCTGCCCACGCGACACGGGTTGTTCACGGTGATCGCCTACCGGGACGATGCGCTCGGCACGGAACATGTGGCGCTGGTGGCGGAGGGCACCGGCGCGGAGGTGCCTGGCGAGTCGGCTGCGACGACCGCGCGAGCTACGGGCGACCGGCCTGCGCTGGTACGCGTCCATTCGGAATGCCTCACCGGTGACGCGTTCCACTCGCTGCGCTGCGACTGCGGCGCCCAGTTGGAGCGCGCGATGGACCTCATCGCGGCTCAGGGCGGGGTGCTGATTCGGCTGGGTGGCCACGAGGGACGAGGCATCGGGATCGCGGAGAAGGTCCGTGCCTACGCATTGCAGGACCGGGGGCGCGACACGGCGCAGGCGAACCTCGACCTCGGCTGGCCCGTCGACCTGCGCGAGTACAGCGCGGCGGCCGACATCCTGCGCGACCTCGGCCTTCGGCGCGTCCGGCTGCTGACGAACAACCCGGACAAGGTCCGGGGGATGACCGGCGAGGGGATCGACGTGGTGGAGCGGGTGCCGCTGGTCGTGGGGATCACGGAGGACAACATCGGATACATGCGCACGAAGGCGGCGTCCATGGGTCACTGGCTGGGCGCGGAGGTTCCGACGGCGGGGAGGGCCTCATGA
- a CDS encoding MBL fold metallo-hydrolase has protein sequence MFIESFVVGPWQTNTYVIASDEKVSGTSRAGVVIDPGVGSREQTEVLLARHGLWLAAVVCTHGHLDHVADAADLADAHAVPLFCHPADRVMLTDPVAGLGADSLPLIRYVLQGRSTLPEPHDLREISDGQVLELAGLRLRAIHAPGHTPGSVVFLADDAGAPVVFGGDVLFAGTIGRVDLPGGSMPTMMASLGRLVREIPAVARILPGHGPATTMARELASNPYLVQVAPSAGTATAEMPKEATD, from the coding sequence GTGTTCATCGAGTCGTTCGTGGTCGGTCCGTGGCAGACCAACACCTATGTGATCGCATCCGACGAAAAGGTCTCCGGAACCTCCAGGGCGGGCGTGGTCATCGATCCCGGGGTGGGATCACGCGAACAGACCGAGGTTCTCCTGGCCCGTCATGGCCTGTGGCTCGCCGCGGTGGTGTGCACCCACGGTCACCTCGACCACGTCGCCGATGCCGCCGATCTCGCCGATGCTCACGCCGTCCCCTTGTTCTGCCACCCGGCTGATCGTGTGATGCTCACCGATCCCGTGGCGGGATTGGGCGCCGATTCGCTGCCACTGATCCGCTACGTCCTCCAGGGACGCTCCACCCTGCCCGAGCCTCATGATCTGAGGGAGATATCGGACGGTCAGGTACTCGAGCTCGCGGGCCTGCGTCTACGCGCGATCCATGCCCCGGGGCACACGCCCGGCTCCGTGGTGTTCCTGGCCGACGACGCGGGTGCGCCCGTCGTCTTCGGCGGCGACGTCCTGTTCGCCGGGACGATCGGGCGCGTCGACCTGCCGGGCGGCTCCATGCCCACGATGATGGCCTCGCTCGGCCGGCTGGTGCGGGAGATCCCGGCAGTGGCGCGTATCCTTCCGGGGCATGGTCCGGCCACGACGATGGCTCGTGAGCTGGCCAGCAACCCGTACCTCGTGCAGGTCGCCCCGTCGGCCGGCACGGCCACCGCCGAGATGCCCAAGGAGGCGACCGACTGA
- the ribH gene encoding 6,7-dimethyl-8-ribityllumazine synthase, which yields MSGQGAPVLAAQGKGLRVVVVAASWHERVMEGLIAGARRGLAETGVEDVRLVRVPGSFELPVVALAAARSGADAVVALGVVVRGGTPHFDYVCQAATQGLTEVALRTGVPVGFGVLTCDDDSQAFDRAGFEDSREDKGYEAAQAAVATAGVLRGMERRTSDAHLPKETLINDP from the coding sequence ATGAGCGGGCAGGGCGCGCCGGTTCTCGCGGCGCAGGGGAAGGGCCTGCGCGTGGTCGTCGTGGCTGCCAGTTGGCATGAGCGCGTGATGGAGGGTCTCATCGCAGGAGCGCGCCGTGGGCTCGCGGAGACCGGTGTCGAGGACGTGAGGCTCGTGCGGGTTCCCGGATCGTTCGAACTGCCGGTCGTGGCGCTGGCCGCGGCGCGGTCCGGTGCCGATGCCGTCGTCGCCCTGGGTGTCGTCGTCCGCGGGGGGACTCCGCACTTCGACTACGTGTGCCAGGCCGCGACGCAGGGGCTGACCGAGGTCGCACTGCGTACCGGTGTCCCGGTCGGGTTCGGGGTTCTGACCTGCGACGACGACTCGCAGGCATTCGACCGCGCGGGGTTCGAGGACTCCCGTGAGGACAAGGGTTACGAGGCGGCTCAGGCCGCGGTGGCGACGGCCGGCGTGCTCCGGGGAATGGAACGGCGCACCTCTGACGCCCACTTACCTAAGGAAACGCTGATCAACGATCCCTGA
- the aspS gene encoding aspartate--tRNA ligase, translating into MLRTHNAGTLRASGIGTTVTLAGWVDARRDHGGVVFVDLRDASGIVQCVVREELVDSLGAHRLRNEFCISVTGVVEARSEDTVNPNMATGEVEVVVGALDVLNAAAPLPFPIDERVNVGEDARLKYRYLDLRRPRQAEALRLRSRVTHTIRQALDSHDFVDIETPTLTRSTPEGARDFLVPARLHPGKWYALPQSPQLFKQLLMVAGLERYYQIARCYRDEDFRADRQPEFTQLDVEMSFVDQEDVIAVAEDVMAAVWKLIDVELPRPMPRLTWHEAMDDYGSDKPDLRFGNKIREVTAFFTDTPFRVFQAPYVGCVVMPGGASLPRRQFDAWQEWAKQRGARGLAYITVGADGTLAGPVAKNISDAEKAGIAEQAGAQPGDAIFFAAGERESSQELLGAARLEIARRCDLIPEGSWAFCWVVDAPMFKPASAAVAEGDVAVGSGKWTAVHHAFTSPKPESMDTFDTDPASALSYGYDFVCNGVEVGGGSIRIHRRDVQERVFAVMGITPEQAQEKFGFLLDAFQFGAPPHGGIAWGLDRLVMLLGGFDTIRDVIAFPKSGGGFDPLTQAPATITVQQRRESGVDFKPQPKKKDGPSDANGAERAGEGAHVG; encoded by the coding sequence ATGCTCCGCACCCACAACGCCGGGACGCTCCGCGCGTCCGGAATCGGCACCACCGTGACCCTGGCCGGGTGGGTGGATGCTCGGCGAGACCACGGCGGCGTCGTCTTCGTCGACCTGCGCGATGCCTCGGGCATCGTTCAGTGCGTGGTGCGGGAGGAACTCGTCGATTCCCTGGGCGCGCACAGATTGCGCAATGAGTTCTGCATCAGCGTCACCGGCGTGGTGGAGGCCCGCTCGGAGGACACGGTGAACCCGAACATGGCCACCGGCGAGGTCGAGGTGGTGGTGGGCGCCCTCGACGTGCTGAACGCCGCTGCCCCGTTGCCGTTCCCGATCGACGAGCGGGTCAACGTCGGTGAGGACGCCCGGCTGAAGTACCGCTATCTCGACCTTCGGCGCCCGCGTCAGGCCGAGGCGCTGCGTCTGCGCTCGCGCGTCACCCACACCATCCGGCAGGCGCTGGACAGCCACGATTTCGTCGACATCGAGACACCGACCCTGACGCGCTCGACGCCCGAGGGCGCGCGCGACTTCCTCGTCCCCGCCCGCTTGCACCCGGGCAAGTGGTACGCGCTTCCCCAGAGCCCCCAGCTGTTCAAGCAGCTGCTGATGGTCGCCGGGCTCGAGCGCTACTACCAGATCGCGCGCTGCTACCGCGACGAGGACTTCCGCGCCGATCGCCAGCCCGAGTTCACCCAGCTCGACGTCGAGATGAGCTTCGTCGACCAGGAGGACGTGATCGCGGTCGCCGAGGACGTCATGGCGGCGGTCTGGAAGCTCATCGACGTGGAACTGCCGCGTCCCATGCCGCGCCTGACCTGGCACGAGGCGATGGACGACTACGGCTCGGACAAGCCCGACCTTCGCTTCGGCAACAAGATCCGCGAGGTGACGGCGTTCTTCACCGACACCCCGTTCCGCGTCTTCCAGGCTCCCTACGTCGGCTGCGTGGTCATGCCGGGCGGCGCGTCCCTTCCCCGGCGCCAGTTCGACGCCTGGCAGGAGTGGGCCAAGCAGCGCGGTGCCCGGGGGCTGGCCTACATCACGGTGGGTGCCGACGGAACGCTCGCGGGCCCGGTCGCCAAGAACATCTCGGACGCGGAGAAGGCCGGTATCGCCGAGCAGGCCGGTGCCCAGCCGGGCGACGCCATCTTCTTCGCCGCGGGCGAGCGGGAATCGTCCCAGGAACTGCTGGGGGCGGCGCGCCTCGAGATCGCCCGGCGCTGCGACCTGATCCCCGAGGGCTCCTGGGCCTTCTGCTGGGTGGTGGACGCGCCCATGTTCAAGCCCGCCAGCGCGGCGGTCGCCGAGGGCGACGTCGCGGTGGGCAGCGGGAAGTGGACGGCCGTCCACCACGCGTTCACCTCGCCCAAGCCGGAGTCCATGGACACCTTCGACACCGATCCGGCATCGGCCCTGTCGTACGGGTACGACTTCGTGTGCAACGGCGTCGAGGTCGGTGGCGGGTCCATCCGTATCCACCGCCGCGACGTGCAGGAGCGGGTGTTCGCGGTGATGGGTATCACGCCCGAGCAGGCGCAGGAGAAGTTCGGCTTCCTGCTCGATGCCTTCCAGTTCGGCGCGCCCCCGCACGGTGGCATCGCCTGGGGGCTCGACCGGCTCGTCATGCTGCTCGGCGGGTTCGACACGATCCGCGACGTCATCGCCTTCCCGAAGTCCGGTGGCGGTTTCGACCCGCTGACCCAGGCCCCGGCCACCATCACGGTGCAGCAGCGCCGCGAGTCGGGGGTCGATTTCAAGCCACAGCCGAAGAAGAAGGACGGCCCGTCCGACGCGAACGGCGCCGAGCGAGCCGGTGAGGGCGCACATGTCGGCTGA
- a CDS encoding tyrosine-protein phosphatase, with product MTSEPNWVGLDGVVNMRDLGGRTTTDGRIVRSRVVLRSDNLQDLPPSSVRVLLDDYELSDVVDLRTNRERRLSGPSPVDFRVSVHALSLYPEDDPDSLVPPWQEDLATIDPYEAVDFAQGMARHYLGYLRVRGDNVISALRVVSHSAGAVVVNCAAGKDRTGTTCAALLLTLGVPGEQVVADYAASNERVPAILERLGEGATAGSSDHEVAVKAQSTPPEVMESLLGYLDTDFGGIGGWLDRYGWTQDDQTLLETRLLG from the coding sequence ATGACGAGCGAACCGAACTGGGTGGGGTTGGACGGAGTGGTGAACATGCGCGACCTCGGGGGGCGCACCACCACCGACGGGCGGATCGTACGGTCCCGTGTGGTCCTGCGATCCGACAATCTTCAGGACCTTCCGCCCTCCTCGGTGCGGGTGCTGCTGGACGATTACGAGTTGAGTGACGTCGTCGACCTGCGCACCAACCGGGAGCGCAGGCTGTCGGGTCCCTCCCCGGTCGACTTCCGGGTCAGCGTCCATGCCCTGAGCCTGTACCCCGAGGACGACCCGGACTCGCTCGTCCCTCCCTGGCAGGAGGACCTGGCGACCATCGACCCCTACGAGGCGGTGGACTTCGCGCAGGGAATGGCGCGTCACTACCTCGGCTACCTGCGTGTGCGCGGCGACAACGTGATCAGCGCGCTCCGGGTCGTGTCGCACTCGGCCGGTGCCGTCGTCGTGAACTGTGCCGCCGGCAAGGACCGCACCGGGACGACCTGCGCGGCTCTGCTGCTGACCCTCGGCGTGCCCGGTGAGCAGGTGGTGGCCGACTACGCCGCCAGCAACGAGCGCGTGCCCGCGATCCTGGAGCGGCTGGGCGAGGGGGCGACCGCGGGCTCGTCCGATCACGAGGTCGCCGTCAAGGCCCAGTCGACCCCGCCCGAGGTCATGGAGAGCCTCCTCGGATACCTCGACACCGACTTCGGGGGCATCGGCGGCTGGCTCGACCGCTACGGGTGGACGCAGGACGACCAGACCCTCTTGGAGACGCGGCTGCTCGGCTGA
- a CDS encoding riboflavin synthase, with protein MFTGIIEELGTITSVHPEDGGGVSLAIRGPLVTGDARRGDSICVSGACLTVVDRSRGDQRPGDGEFCVDVMPETLRRTAIGTLGVGSRVNLERSVRADARLHGHIVQGHVDGVGELTERRDEDGWIRLEVRVPDALAGLVAEKGSVALNGVSLTVTHVDGSSLGVALIPETLRVTNLGLLAVGDPVNIEVDVLARYVARLLEVDPARAGESPAEGDDL; from the coding sequence ATGTTCACCGGAATCATCGAGGAACTGGGCACGATCACCTCCGTCCACCCCGAGGACGGCGGCGGCGTCTCGCTGGCCATCCGGGGCCCGCTGGTCACCGGCGATGCCAGGCGCGGCGACTCGATCTGCGTCAGCGGGGCATGCCTCACCGTCGTCGACCGGAGTCGTGGCGATCAGCGGCCGGGCGACGGCGAATTCTGCGTGGACGTCATGCCGGAGACGCTGCGGCGCACCGCCATCGGGACGCTCGGCGTGGGATCTCGGGTCAACCTGGAAAGGTCCGTGCGCGCCGACGCGCGCCTGCACGGGCACATCGTCCAGGGCCACGTCGACGGTGTCGGTGAGCTCACGGAGCGCCGGGACGAGGACGGATGGATCCGGCTGGAGGTACGGGTCCCGGACGCGCTCGCGGGCCTGGTCGCCGAGAAGGGCTCGGTGGCCCTCAACGGGGTGTCACTGACGGTGACCCACGTCGACGGCTCGTCACTGGGCGTCGCGCTGATTCCCGAGACGCTGCGCGTCACGAACCTCGGGCTTCTCGCCGTGGGTGATCCGGTCAACATCGAGGTCGACGTGTTGGCGCGCTATGTCGCGCGGCTGCTGGAGGTGGACCCGGCCCGGGCCGGGGAGTCTCCGGCGGAAGGGGACGACCTGTGA
- the hisS gene encoding histidine--tRNA ligase: protein MARPKPLSGFPEFLPAQRMVEQAVVDVLRETFELHGFANIETRAVEPMEALTSKGEITKEVYVVRRLHATPDETDDLGLHFDLTVPLARYVLENSGHLVFPFRRYQIQKVWRGERPQEGRYREFTQADIDIVGENTLAEHHDVEAPLVMLEALERLHTGLGLPPVRMHVNNRKLSEGFYRGLGITEPAAVLQRVDKFDKIGPQAVKELLTGELGLSGDVADKCVELATISTDDASFVDRVRELGVHSEMLDEGLDALARVLSAANRRLPGRMVADLKIARGLDYYTGTVYETELVGHEAMGSVSSGGRYDALATDGKRTYPGVGISLGLTRLLGPMLGRGELAASRPVPSCVLVAVDDDQTRGVAMDVASALRFRGIPCEVAAKADKYGKQIRQADRRGIPYVWFGGLQGEVKDIRSGDQVAADATVWQPPERDLRPSVLAFDA from the coding sequence ATGGCTCGTCCGAAGCCACTGTCCGGATTCCCCGAGTTCCTGCCCGCCCAGCGCATGGTCGAGCAGGCCGTCGTCGACGTGCTGCGAGAAACCTTCGAGCTGCACGGCTTCGCGAACATCGAGACCCGGGCCGTGGAGCCCATGGAGGCGCTCACCAGCAAGGGCGAGATCACCAAGGAGGTCTATGTCGTCCGCCGGCTGCATGCGACGCCGGACGAGACCGACGACCTCGGGCTGCACTTCGATCTCACGGTGCCGCTGGCCCGCTATGTGCTGGAGAACTCGGGGCACCTGGTGTTCCCGTTCCGCCGCTACCAGATCCAGAAGGTGTGGCGCGGGGAGCGTCCCCAGGAGGGCCGGTACCGCGAGTTCACGCAGGCCGACATCGACATCGTGGGCGAGAACACGCTGGCCGAGCACCACGACGTCGAGGCGCCGCTGGTCATGTTGGAGGCCCTCGAGCGGCTGCACACCGGTCTGGGGCTGCCGCCGGTGCGCATGCACGTCAACAACCGCAAGCTGTCGGAGGGCTTCTACCGGGGCCTGGGCATCACCGAGCCCGCGGCGGTGCTCCAGCGCGTCGACAAGTTCGACAAGATCGGCCCGCAGGCCGTGAAGGAACTGCTCACCGGCGAGCTCGGACTGTCCGGCGACGTGGCCGACAAGTGCGTGGAGCTGGCGACGATCAGCACGGACGACGCCTCGTTCGTCGATCGGGTGCGCGAGCTCGGGGTGCACTCCGAGATGCTGGACGAGGGCCTCGACGCGCTGGCACGCGTCCTGTCGGCCGCGAACCGCCGGCTTCCGGGGCGCATGGTCGCCGACCTGAAGATCGCTCGGGGCCTCGACTACTACACCGGCACGGTGTACGAGACCGAGTTGGTCGGGCACGAGGCCATGGGTTCGGTGAGCTCGGGCGGACGTTACGACGCGCTGGCCACCGATGGCAAGCGCACCTATCCAGGGGTCGGCATCTCGCTGGGTCTCACCCGGCTGCTCGGCCCGATGCTGGGCCGCGGGGAACTCGCCGCGTCGCGTCCGGTGCCCAGCTGTGTGCTGGTGGCGGTGGACGACGACCAGACCCGGGGTGTGGCGATGGATGTGGCCTCGGCGCTGCGCTTCCGTGGAATCCCGTGTGAGGTGGCCGCCAAGGCCGACAAGTACGGCAAGCAGATCCGCCAGGCGGATCGCCGCGGGATCCCGTACGTCTGGTTCGGTGGGCTCCAGGGTGAGGTGAAGGACATTCGCTCGGGCGACCAGGTCGCGGCGGACGCCACGGTGTGGCAGCCACCCGAACGCGATCTTCGTCCCTCGGTGCTGGCCTTCGACGCCTGA
- a CDS encoding replication-associated recombination protein A encodes MSEDLFGMVDDTTPAPRGGSLSEAGHAQLPLAVRMRPRTVDEIVGQQHLLAPGSPLRRLAEGTGAMSVFLWGPPGVGKTTIAAVVSHQTKRRFVEISAVTAGVKEVRAQLDAARRELARGLATVLFVDEVHRFNKAQQDVLLPAVENRLVTLIAATTENPSFSVIAPLLSRSLVLTLKPLTDDDLTVLVERALADERGLGGRYELSDEARTAMLAMAGGDARRVLTYLEEAARSADATASTTIDLATLEKSVDRAAVRYDAHGDQHYDVTSAFIKSVRGSDVDAALHWLARMIEAGEDPRFIARRLVVLASEDVGMAAPGVLQTCVAAAQAVQLIGMPEARINLAQATIAAATAPKSNAVVLAIDEAIADVRAGRIGQVPPHLRDAHYSSAGNYGHGVGYKYAHDFPHGVASQQYLPDELTGRHYYRPTDHGNEMAIGERLEMIRRLLGNPGEHESG; translated from the coding sequence ATGAGCGAGGACCTGTTCGGCATGGTGGACGACACCACCCCGGCGCCCCGAGGGGGGTCGCTGTCGGAGGCCGGCCACGCCCAGCTCCCGCTGGCCGTGCGCATGCGTCCGCGGACCGTCGACGAGATCGTCGGCCAGCAGCACCTGCTCGCTCCCGGCTCGCCGCTGCGGCGTCTCGCCGAGGGTACCGGAGCGATGTCGGTGTTCCTGTGGGGGCCTCCGGGGGTCGGCAAGACGACGATCGCGGCGGTGGTGTCGCATCAGACGAAGCGCCGGTTCGTCGAGATCTCCGCCGTCACTGCGGGGGTCAAGGAGGTACGCGCCCAACTCGACGCGGCACGGCGCGAGCTGGCCCGAGGCCTGGCCACGGTGCTGTTCGTGGACGAGGTGCACCGCTTCAACAAAGCCCAGCAGGATGTGCTGCTGCCCGCCGTCGAGAACCGGCTGGTCACCCTGATCGCGGCCACGACCGAGAACCCGAGCTTCAGCGTCATCGCGCCGCTACTGAGCCGTTCCCTCGTCCTCACCCTGAAGCCCCTGACCGACGACGACCTGACCGTGCTCGTCGAGCGTGCGCTGGCCGACGAGCGTGGGCTCGGGGGACGCTACGAGTTGTCGGACGAGGCGCGCACGGCCATGCTTGCCATGGCCGGTGGGGACGCACGGCGCGTCCTGACCTATCTGGAGGAGGCGGCGCGCAGTGCCGACGCCACCGCGTCCACGACGATCGACCTGGCCACACTGGAGAAGTCGGTCGATCGAGCGGCCGTGCGCTACGACGCGCACGGCGACCAGCACTACGACGTGACGAGCGCGTTCATCAAATCGGTGCGCGGCTCCGACGTGGATGCCGCCCTTCACTGGCTGGCCAGGATGATCGAGGCGGGGGAGGATCCGAGGTTCATCGCCCGGCGTCTGGTGGTGCTGGCCAGCGAGGACGTCGGCATGGCCGCGCCCGGGGTGCTGCAGACCTGCGTGGCCGCCGCTCAGGCCGTGCAGCTGATCGGGATGCCCGAGGCCCGGATCAATCTCGCGCAGGCGACCATCGCCGCGGCGACGGCACCCAAGTCGAACGCGGTCGTCCTGGCGATCGACGAGGCCATCGCCGACGTCCGGGCGGGACGCATCGGACAGGTACCGCCCCACCTGCGCGATGCGCACTACTCGTCCGCCGGCAACTACGGCCACGGGGTGGGCTACAAGTACGCGCACGACTTCCCGCACGGGGTGGCGTCCCAGCAGTACCTGCCCGACGAACTGACCGGGCGGCACTACTACCGGCCCACCGACCACGGCAACGAGATGGCGATCGGCGAGCGCCTGGAGATGATCCGGCGACTGCTCGGAAACCCCGGCGAGCACGAATCCGGCTAG